Within the Micromonospora citrea genome, the region CGAGACGCCCGCGGCGGTCGCCGCGGGGGCCCTGACGGTGGTGCTGCTCGGTCTCGCGGCGGTGCCGGCGAGCTGGCAGCCGCTGCGCGGCGCGTTCAAGGGCCGGGCGCCGGTGGGCGCGTCCTACGAGAAGGCGTACCGGTGGCTGGCGGAGAACAACCCGCCCGGCGCCACCGTCGCCTACGACCGGCACCACGAGTACATCACCTGGGCCTACGCCGACTACGAGGTGCCGCTGCTGTTCGGCATCCCGCCGCTGCCCGGCCTGCCGAGGGAGAACTACGAGCGGCGGTGGCACGCCTGGGACTGGCTGGTGGACAACCCCGACGCCCGGCCGGCCGGCTGCGAGGTGCGCCAGTTCAACATTTCGTACGTGGTGGTCGGGAAGCGGAACATGCCCGGCGCCTGGGACAAGCACTACGAGCGCGAGCGGCTGGAGGCCAGCGACAAGCTGGAGCTGGCCCACACGATCGGCCGGATCAGCATCTACCGGGTCACCGAGGCCGGCCGGAGCTGCGCCACCGAAGGTTGAGCGCGACGGGTCGGGGCACGCGCGTCGTGCCCCGGCCCGCCCGGGCGGGCCGGCCGTCCCGGCGCGCGCACAACGTGAGAGGGGCGGGGCGACCGTGGTCGCCCCGCCCCTCTCACGCGCTCGTCCGGCGCGGTCAGCGCCCGTTGTCGGTGAAGAGCCGGCCGACGACGCGGTGCGCGGGCAGGATGCGCTGCCGCTCCACGTCAGCGTCGGCGATGCCGGCGACGATGTCCAGGAAGTGGTCGAGCTGGGCGGCGAGCGGCTCGCGGTTGGTGAGCAGCTCCGGCACCTCGATGATGCTCTGCTGCCGGTATCCGCGCCCGTCCGGCGTGGCCGCGTCCGAGGACACGTGCCGGTAGATCGTGACGTGCTTGCGGATCAGGTCCGCCTCGATCAGCCGCTCGACCTCGCTGATCACCAGCGTGCGGACCTTGCGCTGCCCGATCCGGCTGGCCGAGACGTTGGCCAGGGCGCCGCTGCCGAAGCTGAGCACGGTCTCCGCCACGTCCTCCGCCTCGGTCAGCGAGTCGGGGTGGAAGTGGCCGAAGGTGCCCCGGACCATCGCCGGCTCCTCGCCGCCGAACGCCTGGATAGCCAGGTCGACGTCGTGGATGAGCAGGTCCCAGGCGACCCCGGTGCGGATCCGCGGCGCGTACGGCGAGTGCCGCGTGGCGGTCAGGTGCACCGGACGGTCGACCAGGGCGAGGGCGGTCAGCACCGCCGGGTTGAACCGCTCCAGCAGCCCGCACAGCAGCGGCACGCCGCGCTTGCCGGCGGTGGCCACGATCTCCTCGGTCTCGGCGAGGTCGCCGCAGACCGGCTTCTCGATCAGCAGCGGCTTGTCCGCGGCGAGCACCTGGTCGGCGAGGCCGTGGTGGAACTCGGTCGGCGCGGCGATCACCACGGCGTCGACGTCGGAGAGGTCGTCGGCGTTCGGGGCCCAGCCGGCCCCGTACCGCTCGGCGATCTGCTGGCCGACGGAGCGCCGGGGCTCGATGACCCGGGCCAGCTCGGCCCGGTCGGACTGGGCGATCACGCGGGCGTGCAGCGAGCCCATCACCCCGGTGCCGACCAGGGCGAAACGCAGCTTGGCGGTCACGCGCCCACCGCCGTCCGGACGGCCTCGACCACCTGGTCCAGGTCACTGTCGGTGAGGTGGTGGTGCACCGGCAGCGAGACGCACTGGCGCACGACGCGCTCGGTCACCGGCGCCGGGTCGGCGACGACCCGGGGGTGCTCCCGGTAGCAGTCGTAGTCGTAGACCGTCTTCGGGTAGTAGATGCCGCAGCCCACCCCGCGCTCGGTCAGCCGGGCGATCACCTCGTCGCGGGTCACCGGGGCCTCGTCGGTGACCAGCACCGTGTACTGGTGCCAGACGTGCGACCGGCCGGGCAGCTCGGTCGGCAGGCGCAGCCCGGGCACGTCGGCCAGGCCGGCGGAGAGGCGGGCGGCGTTGTCCTTGCGGCGCTTGACGTTCTCGCCGTACGCGGCGATCTGCGGGATGCCCAGCGCGGCCTGCAGGTCGGTGAGGCGGTAGTTGTGCCCCGCCATCTCGTACTGGTAGCGCTGCCGCATGCCCTGGTTGCGCAGCACCCGCAGCCGGTCGGCGAGCCCCGCGTCGTTGGTGGTGATCATGCCGCCCTCACCGGTGGTGAGGTTCTTGGTGGCGTACAGCGAGAAGGTGCCGAGCCCGAAGCTGCCGGCGCCGCGCCCGGAGATCGTCGCGCCCAGCGACTGGGCGGTGTCCTCGACGAGGCCGAGGCCGTGCCGCTGCGCCAGCGGGGCGATCGCGTCCATGTCGGCGGGCTGGCCGTACAGGTGGACCGGCATGAGCACCTTGGTGCGCGGGCCGACGGCGGCGGCGAGGGCCTCCGGGTCGACGCAGAAGTCGTCCTCGCGGATGTCGGCGAACCGGGCGGTGGCGCCCGCCTCGAGGATCGCGTTCAGGGTGGCGACGAAGGTGAAGGGACTGGTGACGACCTCGTCGCCCGGCTGGAGGTCGAGCACCTGGAGCGCGGCCACGAGCGCGGTGGTGCCGTTGTTGACGGCCACGGCGTGCTCGACGCCGACCAGGTCGGCGAACTCGCGCTCCAGGCGGGCCACCATCGGTCCCTGCGCGATGACGCCCGAACGGATCACCTCGACCGCCAACCGTTCGGCCGCCTCGTCCAGCTTGACGACGGAAATCGGGATCACAGGAGCTCTCCTTGGGGTGTGGGGCAGCGTGCAGACCGTAGCAGCGCGGGAGGACCCCGGCACATCTGGACCGCCCCGGGGAGAATCCGCGCACGCCCGGCCCCGGCCCCGACTCGCCGCCGGCCTGGGTTCGTGGTACGCACCGCCCTGCGCTAGTCTCGGCGAATTGTGCAGGCGACCCGGACGGGTCAGGGCGACGCGGAGGCAGGACGGCCGTGGCAGAGACCGCGACGCAGGTCGAAACGGTGACCGCACCGGCCGGGGGGCCGGGCGCGGCGAAGAGCCGGTCCCGCTGGCTCTCGCTGGGAGTACGTGTCGTCGTGATCGCGGCGATCGCCGCGGGCATGACCTGGAGCGTCGTCAGTCAGTGGCCGGACGTCCGGCAGACCTGGCTCGACCTGGCGTGGCCGTCCGTGGTGCTCGCCGTGCTGGCGGTGCTCGCCGGCATGTTCGCCAACTCGATGGCGTGGCGGGCCGCCGCGGCGGACCTGGAGCACCGGGTGTCCGTTCCCGCCGCCCTGCGGATCTGCATGGTCGGGCAGCTCGGCAAGTACATCCCGGGCAGCGTGTGGGCGTACGTCCTGCAGATGGAGCTGGGCCGGCGGGCCGGCCTGCCGCGCGCGCGGGCCTTCCTGGCCACGCTGGTCGCGCTGGGCCTCGGCGTGGTCGCCGCGCTCGGCGTCGGCCTGCTCAGCCTGCCCTCCCTGCTCGACGCGACCGCCGAGACCGGGGCCGAGTACGCGGAGCCGGTCCGGGTGGCGCTCTACATCGTCGCCGTGCTGTTCCCGATCGCCCTGATCTGCGCCATCCCGGCGGTGCTCACCCGGCTGATCCAGCTCACCCTCAAGGTGCTGCGCCGCCCGCCGCTGCAGCACAAGCTGACGCTGCCCGGCGTGCTGCGGGTGGTCGGCTGGAGCGCCCTGGGCTACACCCTCTTCGGCGTGCACCTGTGGCTGCTGGCCAACGCCCAGGCCGCTCCCGGCCTCGGCGGCCTGCTGCGCAGCATCGGCTCGTTCGCCATCGCGATGACCGTCGGGATGTTCGCCTTCCTCTCCCCCTCCGGGCTCGGCGTCCGGGAGGCCGTGCTGGTCGCCACCATGGCGCCCTTCCTCGTCGACGCCGGCGGCATCGGCGCGGCGACGGGCATCGCGCTCGCCTCGCGGCTGATCTTCACGGTGGCGGACCTGCTCGCCGCCGGCATCGCCGCCCTGTCCGGGGTGCGGCAGCTCCGCCGGGGGGCACCCACCGACGCGCTCCCCGACGACGGGGACGCGGCCGTGGTGGTCGAGCAGGTTCCCGCGCCCCGCTCCGGCGCCGATCAGGCCGCCGCGCCGGTCACCACCCGCTGATCCCTCCCGCCCGGACGGCGACCCACCGCCCCCGGGCCCCGCTCACCCGGCCACGGCCCGCGCCGGACGGTGGCCCCGAGGGTGTCTCGAGGGCCCTGGCCGGACCGGCGGGCGTCACCCGGCAGCGACGGCCACACCGACCGCCGCGCCGTCGCCGGCCGTGCCCCGGCCCCCCGAACGCCCGGCGCGGGCAACCCACGAAACGACGGCGCCCCCGACCACGTCTCTGGTCGGGGGCGCCGTCGTCGGGCGTACGGTCAGCGGCGGCGGCCGGCCGCCATCTCGCCGAGCACATCCAGGTGCCGGTGGAGCACCCGGTCGAGGCTGAAGCGTTCCCGGATGAGCGCCTGGCCGTTGACGCCGATCTGCTTGGCCAGGGCCGGATCGGTCAGCGCGGCGATCAGCCGCTCGGCCAGGCCCGACACGTCGCCGGGCCGGCAGAGCAGGACGTTCTCGCCGTCGCGCAGCGAGATGCCGGGGAAGTTGTCCGCCCGCGCGGGCGCCACCACCGGCACGCCCGCCGCCATCGCCTCCAGCGTCGCCGTGCCGAGGCCGAGCCCCTGCTCGTGCGACTCCACCGTCGCGGCGGCCAGGTAGTCGGGGATCTCGCTCTTGGGCACCTTGCCGGCCGCGATGACGGCGTGCTCGACGCCGAGCGCGCGGGCCCGCTCCGCGAAGACCCCGTAGTAGACCTGGCCGCAGACGAGCAGCTTCGCGTCGGGCACCCTGGCCAGCACCGCGGGCAGCGCCTCGACCAGCGCGACCCGGTCACGCAGCGGGATCACGTGCCCCACCGACAGGATCACCGGCGAGGTGCCCAGGTCGTGGCGCTCACGGACCCGCTGGGCGTTGCCGCCGACCACCCAGTCCGGGTCCACCCCGACCGGGATCGGCACCAGGCCCGAGTACGCGCCCCGGTAGCGGGCCTCGATGTACTCCTGCATGAGCACGTCCATCACCACGAGCCGCGGCCTGGACCGCCGCATGAACGGCTTGACCATGGTCGCGTCCAGCCCGCGGAACACCTTGGCGTAGCGGGCCTGCGGGTTCTCCAGCCGGGTGTGGATGGACAGCAGCACCGGCACCCCGCGCTTGCGCGCGTAGAGCGCGGTCGCCCAGGTCAGGTCGAAGAACTGACCGTGCTGGTGGATGACGTCCGGCCGGAACTCGTCGAGCAGCTTGCGGACGTGGCGCAGCAGGGTGGGCCGGCTGGTGAACGAGATGTCGAAGCTCACGGCCAGCCGGGTCTGCGGCAGCATCCACGCCGGGAGCCGGACGATGCGCAGCCCGTCGCGCTCCTCGATCGCCGGGGCGTCCTGGTAGGCGGCCGTGAGCACCAGGACGTCGTGCCCCTCGGCGGCGTAGCCCTTGGCGAGCGACTCGGACAGGTGTGAGCTTCCGCCCGCGCGCGGCGGGAAGAAGTTGTTGACGACAGCGATACGCACGGGAGGGGTACTCCTAGCTATCCGCGACAGGGACGAACCGGACATCGCCGCCGTCCAACTCGACTGTGGAGACCACCCGAGCCGGGACGCCCGTCACGACCGCCCCCGGTGGCACGTCCTTGGTGACCACGGCGCCCGCGCCGACGACCGCGCCGTCACCGATGGTGACGCCCATCATCACGGTCGCGTTCGCCCCGATGAACACCCGGTCGCCGATCACCACCGGCGCCCGGTCCACCGAAGCATGGGCACGGCCCGACACGCAACGCCGCGCCGTGGAGTGGGTGTAGATCTGCGCGCCGCAACTGATGTCGCAGCCGGCGCCGATGGTCAGCCCGCCGGAGCCGTCGATGACGGTGAACGCGCCGATCCACGTCCCGGCGCCGATCACCGGCTCGCCGATGACCCAGGCGTGTGGGTTGTACGGGTTCGCCGGGAGCCCGTGCGACGACGGGCCCCCGGCGGACGGCGGCTGGGTCACGCGACCTCGGTCTTGATGAGGTCGGTCATGCCGTCCTCGACCGCGATGGTCGGCTCCCACCCGAGCACCTCGCGGGCCCGGGTGATGTCGGCCGCGCGACGGCTGACCAGCACCTCACGCGGGTTGAACTGCGGCTGCACGTCCACGCCGACGGCCTTGATCAGGATCTCGGCCAGGGTGGCGATCGAGGTGTCGATGCCGGTGCCGATGTTGACCGGCACGTTGCCCTGCTCGGCCTCCATCGCGGCGACCACGGAGCGGGCGATGTCGTGGACGTGGATGAAGTCCATCGACTGCTCGCCCTTGCCGTCGATGACCGGCGGCTCGCCGTTCTTCAACCGCTTGACGAAGTGGTTGATCACCGAGGTGTAGTAGGCGGTCGGCTTCTGGCCCGGGCCGTAGACGTTGAAGAACCGCAGGGCGATCCAGTTCAGGCCCTTGCTGCGCTGGTAGAAGCCGAGCAGGTCCTCGCCGGCCCGCTTCGAGATGCAGTACGGGGTGAGCGGGTCGAGCCGGTCGTCCTCGTGCATCGGCAGCTTCTTCGGGTCACCGTAGACCGACGCCGACGACGCGAAGACCAGCCGCTTGACGCCGTGGTCGGCGGCGGCGGCGAAGACGTTGTGGTTGCCGACCATGTTGATGTCGATCGACTCGTACGGGTCGGCCTGGCTCTTGTTGATCGAGACAGCCGCGAGGTGGATCACGTGGTCGCAGCCCTTCATGGCCGCGTGCACGGCGCCGCCGTAGCGGACGTCCTGGTCGATCAGCTCGACGTCGCCGGTGGCCACCAGCTCCGCGACGCGGTCCCGGTCACCGCGGAACATGTTGTCGAAGATGCGGACCTTGTAGCCCTTCTCCAACAGCATCGGCACCACGTGCAGGCCGATGAAACCCGCGCCTCCGGTGATGAAGACGGTCTGCTTCGACATGGCGGAGCGTGTCCTTCCTGGGGGTCAGCGGCTGGTGGCCGCGGTGTTGACGACGTCTACCAGCGCGGCCGCGACGGTCTCGACCTGGTCGTCGGTGAGGTTGGCGTGCATCGGGATGGCCAGGTGCCGGGCGAACAGGTCCGCCGAGACCGGGCAGGGCGTGGTCTGGCCGTAGAGCGGCTGGACGTGCGAGGCGTACGTGCCGAAGGTGCACTGCACGCCGCGCTGCCGCAACTCCAGCGCCACCGCGCCCCGGTCGACCGAGGGGTCGAGCGTGACGACGTACGACTGCCAGGGGTGCTCGCGGTCCGGCGCCTCGTACGGGGTGGTGATCAGCTCGTGGTCCTTGAGCAGCTCGCCGTAGCGGGCCGCGGTGCGGCGCTTCGCGGCCAGCAGGTCCGGCAGCCGGTCGAGCTGGGCGAGCATGATCGCCGCGGAGATGTCGGAGAGCCGGTAGTTGTAGCCCAGCTCGGTGAAGGTCGGGATCGGCAGGTGCGACAGCTCGGCGCGGGTGAGCGCCCCCTCCACCCCGTACGTGTGCAGCTTGCGGGCGTGCGCGGCGAGGTCGTCGCGGTCGGTGACGTAGGCCCCGCCCTCGCCGGCGGTGATGCCCTTGCGGCCGTGGAAGCTGAAGGTGGCGACGTCGGCGAGGCTGCCGGCCGGCCGGCCCTTGTAGGTGGCGCCGGCGGAGCAGGCGGCGTCCTCGACGAGGAACAGGCCGTGCTTGTCGGCGATGGCGCGCAGCTCGTCGTAGTCGGCGGGCTGCCCGAACGCGTCGACGGCGATGATGCCGACGGTGCGCGGCGTGACAGCGGCCTCGACGGCGGCCGGGTCGACCGTCCAGGTGTCCGGGCGCACGTCGGCGAAGACCGGCTTGGCGCCGGTCCACATCACGGAGTGCCCGGTGGCCGGGAAGGTGTAGTCGCCGACGATGACCTCGTCGCCCGGCTTGACACCGAGCGTGAGCAGCGCGAGGTGCAGCGCCGAGCCGCAGTTGCTGGTGGCGAGGGCGTGCCGGGTGCCGACGGTGGCGGCGAAGCGCTCCTCGAAGCGGCGGCAGGTGGGCCCGGAGCCGGCGAGCCAGCCCGAGGCGAAGACCTCGGCGATGGCGGCGAGCTCGGCTTCGCCGACCGTGGGCTGGCCGAGCGCGATGACCTCAGACATGTGACCCCCAGAGTGATGGACCCGGAGCAGTCTAGGCCAACCGGGCGGGTCGTCCGCGAGTCGGGCGCGCGGGTGCGTGTGGTTACCATCGGTCGCGGCGTCGGCAGGGGAGATGAGATGACCAGGTTCGTGGTGGTGGGTGGCGGCATCGTCGGGCTCGCGGTGGCACACCGGCTGATGACCGACCGGCCCGGGGACCAGGTCACCGTGCTGGAGAAGGAGGCCGGCTGGGCGGCCCACCAGACGGGCCACAACTCCGGCGTCATCCACGCCGGCGTCTACTACAAGCCGGGCAGCCTGAAGGCCACCATGTGCAAGGCCGGCAGCGCGTCGATGGTCGAGTTCTGCGAGCGGCACGGGATCGCGTACGACATCTGCGGGAAGCTGATCGTCGCCACCGACGCCGCGGAGCTGCCCCGGCTGCACGACCTGCACCAGCGGGCCCTCGCCAACGGCCTGCCGGTGCGGCTGATCGAGGCCGCCGAGGCCGCCGAGCACGAGCCGCACGTGGCGGCCGTCGCCGCGCTGCACGTCGCCTCGACCGGCATCGTCGACTTCGGGGCGGTCTGCCGCAAGCTGGCCGAACTGCTCGCGGCGGGCGGCGCGGACCTGCGGACGGAGACCGAGGTCACGGCCGTGTCCACCCGACCGGAGGGCGTGGTGGTGAGCACCACCCGGGGCGAGGTGGTCGCCGACGTCCTGGTCAACTGCGCCGGCCTGCACGCCGACCGGATCTCCCGGCTGGCCGGGGTGCCGACGCCGGTGCGGATCGTGCCGTTCCGCGGCGAGTACTACGAGCTGGTGCCGCAGCGGCAGGGCCTGGTGCGGGGCCTGATCTATCCGGTGCCGGACCCGCAGTTCCCGTTCCTCGGGGTGCACCTGACCAAGATGATCGACGGCAGCGTGCACGCCGGCCCGAACGCGGTGCTGGCGACCGCCCGGGAGGGCTACTCCTGGGGCCGGATCAGCCCCCGCGACATCTGGGACGAGCTGACCTACCGGGGCCTGTGGGCGCTGGGCCGCCGCCACTACCGCTACGGGCTGACCGAGGTGGCCCGGTCGCTGTCGAAGAAGCGGTTCGCCGCGAGCCTGGCCCGGCTGGTGCCGGAGCTGACCCCGGCCGACATCGTGCGGGCCGGCGCCGGCGTCCGCGCCCAGGCGATCCTGCCCGACGGCGGCCTGGTCGACGACTTCCTGATCGTCGAGGCGGACCGGCAGGTGCACGTGCTGAACGCGCCCTCCCCCGCCGCGACCAGCTCGCTGGAGATCGCCCGGCACATCGTCTCCCGGCTCCCGGTCGACGCGCCGCGCTGACCTCCTACGCGCCGGCCGGGCCCGGCGGCGCCCCGGCCGGCGCGGTCCACCCGGCTGCTCGTCCACCCGGCACCACAGCCCGGCGGGCGGCCGGACGTGACACCGCCCGGCGTGCGGTCGGTCAGCCGGCGGGCGGCTGGCGGGCGGTCAGGCGGGCGTGACGTCCGCCGCGCGGGGGCGGGGCACGGCGGCGCCCGCGCCGAGCCCGGTGGCCACCGCCTCGACCAGCGTGTCCAGGTACGCGTCGGTCAGCGGCGTCCGGGCGATCGCCAGGCGCCAGTAGAGCGGGCCGACGATCAGGTCGACGGCCGCCTCGGGGTCGGTGTCGGGCGGCAGCTCGCCGCGCTGCACGGCGCGGCCGATCAGCCGGCCGCCGATCTCCTGCTGCCGGGCCCGCAGCACCTGCTGCAGGGTCTGGTCGATGGTCGGGTTGCGGGCGGCCTCGGCGAGCAGGTCGGGGATGATCTGCGAGGCAAGCGGGTGGCGCAGCGCGTGCGCCACCACCTGGAAGAGCAGTTGGAGGTCGCCGCGCAGGGTGCCGGTGTCCAGCGCCGGCAGCTTGCCGGTGGCCGCCGCGGCGACGATCTCCAGCACGAGTTCCAGCTTCGAGCTCCAGCGGCGGTAGATGGCGGTCTTGCTCACCCCGGCCCGCCGGGCCACCGCCTCGATCGAGAGCCGGCCGTAGCCGACGGCGGCGAGCTCCTGCATCAGCGCGCGGCGGATCGCGGTGGTGATGTCGTCCCGCAGCACCGCCGCGCCGGCCGGCGCCCGCCTCTTCCCGGTCGTCACCTGGAGCTCGTCTCGGCTGTCACGAGGAACAATGTAGCGCAACGACGGTACGGTTGCGTCCCGACGTGTTTCGGACTACTGTCCACGCAGCGGCGAGGCGGCGCTCCACGCTCGGTTCCATCGTCGCGCCTCACCCGTCGTCACGAAAGATCGGAGCGGCCATCCCATGGCCAACACCGCGCTGGCCGATCCCGACTCCGGTCTGTCCCAGGCGCAACTGGCCGCCCGGTACGGACTCCGGGTCGCGGGCGAGCGGCCACCACTGGGCGAGTACGCCCGGCGGCTCTGGCGCTACCGGCACTTCATCGCCTCGTACGCCAACGCGAAGCTGGTCGCCTCGTTCAGCAACGCCCGACTCGGGCAGCTGTGGCAGGTGCTCACCCCGCTGACCAACGCGGCGGTCTACTACCTGATCTTCGGCGTGGTGCTGAAGCAGGACAGCATCCCGAACTTCATCGCGTACCTCTGCACGGGTCTGTTCATCTTCAACTTCACCCAGACCGCGGTGCAGAGCGGCACCCAGTCGATCACCGGCAACCTGGGCCTGATCCGGGCGCTGCACTTCCCCCGGGCCTGCCTGCCGCTGGCCGTCACGGTCACCCAGTTCCAGCAGCTCCTCGGCTCGATGGTGGTGCTCGTCGCCATCGTGCTGGTGACCGGCGAGCCGATCACCTTCGCCTGGCTGCTGCTGGTCCCGGCGATCCTGCTCCAGGCGGTCTTCAACGCCGGGCTGACCATGACGGTGGCCCGGATGGGCGCGAAGCTGGCCGACCTCAAGCAGGTCATGCCCTTCGTCCTGCGCACCTGGATGTACGGCTCCGGCGTGCTCTACAGCGTGGCGCTGTTCGAGGAGCAGCTGCCCGCGTGGGCGTCCCGGCTGGTCGAGTTCAACCCCGCGCTGGTCTACATCGAGCTGGCCCGGGTCGCGCTGCTGGAGCAGGCGCCGCTGCTCAGCTCCTCCCTGCTCCAGCTCTGGCTGGCCGCGGTGGGCTGGGCGATCGTGATGGGCGTCGGGGGTTTCATCTACTTCTGGCGGGGCGAACAGGAGTACGGCCGTGGCTGAGCAGTTCGAGTCGTCCAACGACGTGACGGTGACGCTGCCCCGGATCCAGGAGCGGGTCCCGACCGTGGTGGTCGACGACGCGCACGTGATCTACCGGGTGCACAAGGGCGGCGGCGGGGGCGGCGGCCCGGTCGGCGCGCTCAAGCGGATGGTCAGCCGCACCTCGGCGCCGAACATCCGCGAGGTGCACGCGGTCAAGGGGGTCAGCTTCACCGCGTACCGGGGCGAGGCGATCGGGCTGATCGGCAGCAACGGCTCCGGCAAGTCGACCATGCTGCGGGCCATCGCCGGCCTGCTGCCGGTCAACCGCGGCGCGGTCTACACCCAGGGGCAGCCCTCGCTGCTCGGCGTGAACGCCGCCCTGCTCAACGACCTGTCCGGCGAGCGCAACGTGGTGCTGGGCTGCCTGGCCATGGGGATGCCGCCGGAGGAGGTGCAGCGGCAGACCCCGGAGATCATCGAGTTCTCCGGGATCAACCAGCGGGGCGACTTCGCCTCGCTGCCGATGCGCACCTACTCCTCCGGCATGGCGGCCCGGCTGCGCTTCTCCATCGCCGCCGCGAAGAAGCACGACGTGCTGCTCATCGACGAGGCCCTCGCCACCGGCGACAAGGGCTTCCGCAAGCGCAGCGAGCAGCGGGTGCGGGAGCTGCGGGAGAGCGCCGGCACGGTGTTCCTCGTCAGCCACCAGCTCTCCTCGATCAGGGACACCTGCGAGCGGACGATCTGGCTGGAATCGGGCGTCCTGCGGATGGACGGGCCGACCGACGAGGTGCTGCGGGCGTACGAGGCGTTCGCCAACGGCAAGTAGCGCGTCGTCCCGGCGCCGTCCGACGACCGCGTCGGGGCGTTGGGGCGAAACGCCCGGCGCGTTAAGGTTCATCCCGTCGCCGCGCGGGCGGAACCTTCTGTTCACGCACCCCTGAGAGTGAGGATTCGGCAATGACGCAGGACCACACCACTGGCCCGGACGCCGCACCGGAGACCCCGGCGCCGTGGCGGCCCTCGCGGACGGTGGCGGTGGTGCTGGCCGGCGGCACCGGGACCCGGCTCGGCCTCGGCATCCCGAAGCAGCTGCTGAAGATCGCCGGCAAGCC harbors:
- a CDS encoding Gfo/Idh/MocA family protein — translated: MTAKLRFALVGTGVMGSLHARVIAQSDRAELARVIEPRRSVGQQIAERYGAGWAPNADDLSDVDAVVIAAPTEFHHGLADQVLAADKPLLIEKPVCGDLAETEEIVATAGKRGVPLLCGLLERFNPAVLTALALVDRPVHLTATRHSPYAPRIRTGVAWDLLIHDVDLAIQAFGGEEPAMVRGTFGHFHPDSLTEAEDVAETVLSFGSGALANVSASRIGQRKVRTLVISEVERLIEADLIRKHVTIYRHVSSDAATPDGRGYRQQSIIEVPELLTNREPLAAQLDHFLDIVAGIADADVERQRILPAHRVVGRLFTDNGR
- a CDS encoding DegT/DnrJ/EryC1/StrS family aminotransferase, with the protein product MIPISVVKLDEAAERLAVEVIRSGVIAQGPMVARLEREFADLVGVEHAVAVNNGTTALVAALQVLDLQPGDEVVTSPFTFVATLNAILEAGATARFADIREDDFCVDPEALAAAVGPRTKVLMPVHLYGQPADMDAIAPLAQRHGLGLVEDTAQSLGATISGRGAGSFGLGTFSLYATKNLTTGEGGMITTNDAGLADRLRVLRNQGMRQRYQYEMAGHNYRLTDLQAALGIPQIAAYGENVKRRKDNAARLSAGLADVPGLRLPTELPGRSHVWHQYTVLVTDEAPVTRDEVIARLTERGVGCGIYYPKTVYDYDCYREHPRVVADPAPVTERVVRQCVSLPVHHHLTDSDLDQVVEAVRTAVGA
- a CDS encoding lysylphosphatidylglycerol synthase transmembrane domain-containing protein, producing the protein MAETATQVETVTAPAGGPGAAKSRSRWLSLGVRVVVIAAIAAGMTWSVVSQWPDVRQTWLDLAWPSVVLAVLAVLAGMFANSMAWRAAAADLEHRVSVPAALRICMVGQLGKYIPGSVWAYVLQMELGRRAGLPRARAFLATLVALGLGVVAALGVGLLSLPSLLDATAETGAEYAEPVRVALYIVAVLFPIALICAIPAVLTRLIQLTLKVLRRPPLQHKLTLPGVLRVVGWSALGYTLFGVHLWLLANAQAAPGLGGLLRSIGSFAIAMTVGMFAFLSPSGLGVREAVLVATMAPFLVDAGGIGAATGIALASRLIFTVADLLAAGIAALSGVRQLRRGAPTDALPDDGDAAVVVEQVPAPRSGADQAAAPVTTR
- a CDS encoding glycosyltransferase family 4 protein, translated to MRIAVVNNFFPPRAGGSSHLSESLAKGYAAEGHDVLVLTAAYQDAPAIEERDGLRIVRLPAWMLPQTRLAVSFDISFTSRPTLLRHVRKLLDEFRPDVIHQHGQFFDLTWATALYARKRGVPVLLSIHTRLENPQARYAKVFRGLDATMVKPFMRRSRPRLVVMDVLMQEYIEARYRGAYSGLVPIPVGVDPDWVVGGNAQRVRERHDLGTSPVILSVGHVIPLRDRVALVEALPAVLARVPDAKLLVCGQVYYGVFAERARALGVEHAVIAAGKVPKSEIPDYLAAATVESHEQGLGLGTATLEAMAAGVPVVAPARADNFPGISLRDGENVLLCRPGDVSGLAERLIAALTDPALAKQIGVNGQALIRERFSLDRVLHRHLDVLGEMAAGRRR
- a CDS encoding acyltransferase, which translates into the protein MTQPPSAGGPSSHGLPANPYNPHAWVIGEPVIGAGTWIGAFTVIDGSGGLTIGAGCDISCGAQIYTHSTARRCVSGRAHASVDRAPVVIGDRVFIGANATVMMGVTIGDGAVVGAGAVVTKDVPPGAVVTGVPARVVSTVELDGGDVRFVPVADS
- a CDS encoding NAD-dependent epimerase/dehydratase family protein, with the protein product MSKQTVFITGGAGFIGLHVVPMLLEKGYKVRIFDNMFRGDRDRVAELVATGDVELIDQDVRYGGAVHAAMKGCDHVIHLAAVSINKSQADPYESIDINMVGNHNVFAAAADHGVKRLVFASSASVYGDPKKLPMHEDDRLDPLTPYCISKRAGEDLLGFYQRSKGLNWIALRFFNVYGPGQKPTAYYTSVINHFVKRLKNGEPPVIDGKGEQSMDFIHVHDIARSVVAAMEAEQGNVPVNIGTGIDTSIATLAEILIKAVGVDVQPQFNPREVLVSRRAADITRAREVLGWEPTIAVEDGMTDLIKTEVA
- a CDS encoding DegT/DnrJ/EryC1/StrS family aminotransferase is translated as MSEVIALGQPTVGEAELAAIAEVFASGWLAGSGPTCRRFEERFAATVGTRHALATSNCGSALHLALLTLGVKPGDEVIVGDYTFPATGHSVMWTGAKPVFADVRPDTWTVDPAAVEAAVTPRTVGIIAVDAFGQPADYDELRAIADKHGLFLVEDAACSAGATYKGRPAGSLADVATFSFHGRKGITAGEGGAYVTDRDDLAAHARKLHTYGVEGALTRAELSHLPIPTFTELGYNYRLSDISAAIMLAQLDRLPDLLAAKRRTAARYGELLKDHELITTPYEAPDREHPWQSYVVTLDPSVDRGAVALELRQRGVQCTFGTYASHVQPLYGQTTPCPVSADLFARHLAIPMHANLTDDQVETVAAALVDVVNTAATSR
- the lhgO gene encoding L-2-hydroxyglutarate oxidase; translation: MTRFVVVGGGIVGLAVAHRLMTDRPGDQVTVLEKEAGWAAHQTGHNSGVIHAGVYYKPGSLKATMCKAGSASMVEFCERHGIAYDICGKLIVATDAAELPRLHDLHQRALANGLPVRLIEAAEAAEHEPHVAAVAALHVASTGIVDFGAVCRKLAELLAAGGADLRTETEVTAVSTRPEGVVVSTTRGEVVADVLVNCAGLHADRISRLAGVPTPVRIVPFRGEYYELVPQRQGLVRGLIYPVPDPQFPFLGVHLTKMIDGSVHAGPNAVLATAREGYSWGRISPRDIWDELTYRGLWALGRRHYRYGLTEVARSLSKKRFAASLARLVPELTPADIVRAGAGVRAQAILPDGGLVDDFLIVEADRQVHVLNAPSPAATSSLEIARHIVSRLPVDAPR
- a CDS encoding TetR/AcrR family transcriptional regulator; the protein is MLRDDITTAIRRALMQELAAVGYGRLSIEAVARRAGVSKTAIYRRWSSKLELVLEIVAAAATGKLPALDTGTLRGDLQLLFQVVAHALRHPLASQIIPDLLAEAARNPTIDQTLQQVLRARQQEIGGRLIGRAVQRGELPPDTDPEAAVDLIVGPLYWRLAIARTPLTDAYLDTLVEAVATGLGAGAAVPRPRAADVTPA